The Manis javanica isolate MJ-LG chromosome 14, MJ_LKY, whole genome shotgun sequence genomic interval tgtttttttcttctagatttttttcATGCATGGATGTTTTTAGAACATGATTGTAATCATATAGcacattaaattttatattctacTTTTTTTCACTTGTGAGGTTATAGGGGAAGAAAAATCATCTCTCCTCCAACTTTCTGGGTTATATGGCTGAGAACCCACTCCCCATAACAAaagattaataagagaaaaacaaacggAAGTGTAATAACATCTATAACCCCCGTAtacatgggagagacccaggaacACAGAGCAAAACTCCAGAAGTGACCCCATATACCACCTGAAATACCATCTTCAGCTAGACAAAAGAAGTAATTTTGATAGGGAAGCCAGTTAAGGGAGGCTATTCGAAAAGCACAGTAAAGGGGGTGCTTCTTATTTAGATTTACGCCAGTGTCTTCTCCATTGACAAGAGTTTCTTGTGATTTAGAGTTAGCCTCTTTCCCATACAGAGATGGGGATGTTCCTATATATGGAGATATCCTTTATAAAAGGAGATGCCCCTTACAAAAGGATAACTTCTGCTAGCTTTTTTGAGTTTCTCCTGCGTCTGCTGTTCCTCGAAAACAGTCAGCTTAAAATTATGTCATAaccataaacatgggcaacttcttcatgaacatatctcccccggcaagggaaacaaaagcaaaaatgaacatgtgggactatattaagctgaaaagcttctgtatagcaaaggacaccatcaacagaacaaaaaggcatcctacagtatgggagaatttatttgtaaatgacagatccgataaagggttgacatctaaaatatataaagagctcatgcacctcaacaaacaaaaagcaaataatcaaattaaaaaatgggcagaggagctaaacagacacttctccaaagaagaaattcagatgaccaacagacacatgaaaagatgctccacatcgcaagtcatcagagaaatgcaaattaaaaccacaatgagatatcacctcacaccagtaaggatggccaccatccaaaagacaaacaacaacaaatgttggtgaggttgtggagaaaggggaaccctcctacactgctggtgggaatgtaaatttgttcaagcattgtggaaagcagtaaggaggttcctcaaaaaactaaaaatagaaataccatttgacccaggaattccatactctaagaatgcaggagcccagtttggaaaagacagatgcacccctaggtttatcgcagcactattgacgatagccaagaaatggaagcaacctacgtgtccatcattagatgaatggataaagaagaggtggtacatatacacaatggaatactattcagccataagaagaaaacagatcctaccatttgcaacaacatggatggagctagagggtattatgctcagtgaaataagccaggtggagaaagacaagtaccaaatgacttcacttatctgtggagtataagaacaaagaaaaaactgaaggagcaaaacagcagcagactcacagaacccaagaatggactaacagttaccaaagggaaagggactggggaggatgggtgggaagggagggataagggggaaaaagggcattatgattagcagacataatgtggtggtggggacacagggaaggcagtataatacagagaagacaagtagtgattctatagcatcttactacgctgatgtacagtgactataatggggtatgttggggggacttggtgatggggagagtctagtaaaaataatgttgcttgtgtaattggagattaatgatacaaaaaaaatatattataccTAATTTCTGGATGGGAGTGAGGTGTgtgatcaattaaaaaaaataatgtcataACAGTTTTTAGCTTTATAATCTGTAATTCGCAATGTCTGTGTTCACTAAATCTTTCTGTGTAGTCAGATTCTTAGGTAGTTTCCAGAATTTCACTACCACGTATGGCAAAATAATGCATGCTTTCGTATGTACATTACAAAGTGCCTTTGTGAGACAAGATGATTTTCAATCCCGTTCTTGCCCAGGAAgcattgcttttaaattttttcaacactggggtgggggtgggagggatgaaTTCACATTTTCTGAATGACAGTTTCTATATTCTCATTTtctggaagagagggaaaaagcagaattcattcttccCCCGTCTTCCTGACCCTCTCTGCTGTAAGCCAGTGGTAAATGCATTTCTAGGCCCAAGAGGGGCCTGCTTTGGCCCAGCAAACTGAAACTCCCAGAGTTACAGCTATAAAACTGGCTCTTGCCGAAGATCCCTTGGGAAGTGCGCTCCCTCGTTTGCAAGGCACTGTGCTCCCCCAGTCCATGGACTGTTTCCCTTGAATAAAGGACATCACACGAAACTGTAATCCTCTTGTCACTTGACACTTCACATCCCCAGACCTGGGACATCAGATCCCTTCCAGACATTTCCATTCAAGGTAGTGTCCAGGAGCACATTAAAAGCAACACTCTTCTTCCCTATGTTTTCACTTCCTAAAAAAGAAGGGGAATTCTATGGGGGCAGGGATCCTGTCTGTCTGATCTGCCAGGCTGACCTGGCAgatgttctcaataaatattggttgaaagAATCATGCTATTTTAAAGGGTTGCAAGTGACCACTGCCTGACTCCAGGTCTCCTGTGAAAGATCCAAAATGTGTCTTCAGGCTCAGTTTCTCCATTGAGATGGCCTCCTGGGCTCACTTGCTGCATGAGGGTAAATGACGCTGGGGCAATAATCCCTGTCTTTGGGCCAAACGCACTTCTGAGTCTCCATTCAGCTAAACCTAGTCTTCTAGGCTCCTCTCTCCTTGTGCACTTTGACCCTCAAGTCCTGTTGCTCCACCCCTGACCCTCTGGGGAAGGAATCTGAATGATCAGGCTTGCAGCAAATGCCCACAGAAATAGTTCACGATGGGCCAATTTCATGAGAGCAGAGAGCATGTGTAAGTCTGAGAAGAGGAAATtcaggggcaaaatacctctaagaccgaaatcagtcaaagggagaaataatttaaaacccatttatcgCTTACAAACTAtggtccagggccatctctctttcctgcttcagcactccccctaacctctcaggttcagataagccctctgtcaCCCAGGTAGTTACCCACTGATAGGGAGATGAACtactctctccacccctgaggaatgccagttgatatgcagatgcaccaaagccaggcaagatattatggaaatattgcaattttacccatggGCTACCCTTGCAGAAATATCACCTTACAATTTCCTCATTTCccctcttctgcaatggtccctcgtcaagaaaactggagcattgtgatcAGGCTGATGAtatacaatagcaacaacaataaaatcatgataatcctcaatcTGGAGGATTCagttaggttcaaagtcctatgcagattaagtccaaagttcATCCTTTCCAGCCATTATGCAGTAGCTACAGCCAGGGGGATGCATCCAggggggtgcatccaggccacaaggagtatagaagaaaataactgtgatctttgggagccactctgctgttattccttGACTACACAagaggccagcttctaggccttttcccCAGGGTACCAGCCATCAccagtccatgtgttgaaatgtccagagccacgtccattcaacagtgtctccagggtttaatgtagttggggctggcagcaggaagttgctctgctggccatatcctgatttcaataactcttctttggtttgcatatACAGTCGTATATCCACAGGGatcaaagctcctttacgtggcttctcattcatgcggtagcactgtccataggcaaactgaccagccccttAGACTACTGGTGTCCAACTTtgggccagatttcaacaaactgttgtacctctttatcatgcttgccctggtaggattatttggtacatgaaatttccactttattcctaatcgctgcacccatccttgcaatgcatgtccagtaaagtgggtgccttgatcgctctcaatcaccagcggccagccataggctgcaaagagatgctctcaGCCCCTCTTGGcggctgatctgcacaatgtgcaggaaaggcaaccaatagtccagtagccgtgTCCACACATGTCACGGCATACcatacccttctgatatgggcagaggcccagtatagtctgtCTGCTGCCTGAGGAGGGCTATCGGCCACCTTGCTATTGTCCCATGCTCCTGctggactcggtgtaagtccccatgagagcacacaaggcactcctctCCACAGGCTCAGCGCCTCTCCTTGGCCTCCCTGGCCTGCAGGGCCCCagctggcagcaggagcagcagcagcctcTGGTTTGGGCCACAGGCCGGCGTTGGCACAGCCAGCAGTGGGGGTGGCTCCCCCATGGCCACAAGGGTGCAGACACACGTCCCTCAGCGtgagcgccacttctccccatcatctctaggggcagccctcccaaaggtcacacccattatgacagatttcgggttcagagatcctgccgactgtgccagatgtaagtccggggagaggaaatcctggggcaaaatatctctaaaaccaaagtcagtcaaggggagaaataaagctcaaaattcatttattgcttacaaactgtgttTTGGGGCCGTCTCTCTTTCCTGAGCCAGCAGAATCTAACATCTCAGGTTCacataagccctctgttgcccaataattatccattgatatggaaacGAACTattctcttcacccctgaggTGGAGAGATGTCATGATCATGGGCAAATGGCCTTGGTGTGTCTGGCGATGAGGGCAGAGAGTGGGGTTTCTCCACCTGTTAGGCAGACAAAAAGATGCAGAGCGCTGGAGGTAGGTCTTCCTCGACACCTTCACCATCCCCAACCTCTATCACTGATAAGGTTACCCAATCCACATTTCCCACTGTGCTTGCACCCACTGCTTAAGCATTCCAGCTTTATAGAAATTATTCCTTAGTTTAGTTATTCCTTAGAATAATTCCTAAAGGGTTAGTTACATTTATCCCACATTTATCTTGTTAAATGATGAATGAACCTAATAATAATCCTTCCAAAAATTCCTTCCAATAATCCATCAAAACAACCTTTCCTATTACTAAGCAAACTGCTTTACCCAGCCTCCTCCTTTCTGGTCTGGTTGGGAGAGGAGATGGGAAGGGATCATTGCTCTGCCAAGGTGGAGCTGTGGGGGAATAAGCCTTAAATCTTACTACACTAGGAGTTTGACTGGAAGGAGGGTGCAAATCAGATGTACTTCAGCCGGACCATTGAAAAGAGGCGAAATCTCTCCCACCTCCAGTTTACTGGTGGCTCAGAAGCAAGATGGATTTGctcccccctatccctcccctcCAGACATAGCCTAAGCCAGTGGACTCTTTCCCCATCCATGCCCTCAATCAGGATTCTGCTGATTTTCCCGAAGATTGCTTCCTGGAACCTCTCTCCTGCTCCGTTTGTTCCACAGTACTCCCACTCAACTCCTAACACAGAATTCTCCTCTCTGCTCCATATTCTGGTGTAACCCTAAGCAAAGGGAATGGGGCCATACCAGGATACCCTCGAATATCACAGAATATGAGATCCCTGGGGTTCAGGAAAATTTCAACTAAGCTTGAACCAGAACAAATTATGGGACAACTTAGATGAAGCTCAGATCTAAAGCATCTTACCTTTTTGGGTATTTGCACAGTGGAATAAAGTGTGTTTGCTGGATTTTCCTCTGAAATAGCTTTctgttcaaaaacaaaaaacaaacaaaagaaatcatCACCTGTCTTCTGGGACACATAGACAAGGCCAAAGAGACCCCCAGAATCTGGAAAAGGAAAGCAGCTGTGGGAGGAGAGggcaaggagggagagagagtccTGGCACAGGGGTGGATAGTGGGAAGGGCTCTTGGTGGCAGCTGTTACAACTAttaagaactttttttaaaagaagcatttGCATTACTTGTAAACTGTGCTGTGtttcaatgaactaaaaaaatacataagataTATCACTCCCATGAGCTATGAACTTCCTAAGGTGATTACAGGGTCATTTAAAGTACATTGCTAATGTTGCAAATAAACATTTCTGTCAGTCTAAAGGGCCCTTGGAGCAATTCAGTGAGAATGACTGATgggtcaaaacaaaacaacaatgaCAGCAACAACCCAAGCTCCTTTAAGGCTGGAGAAAAATATTCTGGGTCCATGAAGTTTATTCCCGAACATTCAGGACAGTGCTGTGGTCTCCTGGAAATGTGTCTGGAGCAGGAGAAGAAGGCAGATGGTATAAAGCGATCAATTTTGACATAAGCCTGGCTGAGGGAAGCACAGAGCGACCTGGCCTGTGTGGAGGGAAGGACAAGACCGACTCCAAAGAGGAAATGCAATGTCTTCTCTTGGGAAGTTGTAGGTCAGTGCAGGAAGATGCAGCCTGATTGGAAGGCACCAAAGCTGGGCAGAAAAAACTGGGATTTTGAAGCTctaaagtgtttttatttctttgttaaaagGGCTAATGTGGAAATTGCCCTATGACCTGTAAGGAGCTAGTCTACCTGGGCTGTGGTGATTGTTCCCAGGGGCCCTTTAGAAGCTGTCTACCTAGGTCTCCAAATCGTCTCTTGTTACTTGGATTTCTTTAAACTGTATTCCGATGATTTTCTTTTCCAAGAGTTTCCTTTGAATTAACCTTGTGTTGATTCACGTCTGTTTGGTGGCCCCCTGCACTGGGAGGCTTTGCATGTGGGCCTCTGAGTCCCTCCTGATGGCTCTGTGGGTCACCTCAGAGGAAGAGGCATCTGTGGAGCCAGTCTTCTGACATCACAACTCAACCATCATGTCAAAGTCACACTTCTCTACCCGTTGTCCTGTGCACAAGGAATTGGGCCTGTGGAGTGGCTGCTGTGACGGTGGCGGGAGGGGTGACTCACACTGTGAGCGCACCTGGTGGGGTCAAAACCAGGTGCTCCAGAGGCCACCAATTCCTATGCAAGAGAGCATCTAGAGAGACTTGGGGGGACGCAGGTGCATTCAGTTTCAGGGCTATCCATCCTTATCTCCCATATTGCCCAAATCCCTGGAAAAATCTCAAGTAAAAGAGGGAGGCCCTCAGAGAGGAGGATCAGGCCCCAGGAGAGATGGGAAAAACTCACGTTAGCGTGACTGATCGTGTAGTTTTCGGAGATCTCTCTGGAAGGGGGCCAGTAGTTAGGAATTTCCTGTTGAGTGCCCATTCTCTTCTCTTCAGTGGACTCTGAAACCAAGTTGAGAGAGAATCAGGCATGGCCCCTTCTCCACTCACCACCCCCCTTGGCCTACTACCCCATCTGGATGACCCACAAAGGGTGACCAACAATCCTGGTTTTCCTGTAACCAAAGGGTTTTCCAGGACGTGGAACTTCCAGCATTAAACTCAGGGAAATGCCACAATGAAGTAGTTACCCTTGTCCCTTCACTTCCCAGTCTCTGAACCAAGATAGCCAAAGAGGTAAGAAGAGAGGGTCATAAATGCTTTCAGAGTGCTTCCAAGTGGGAGGGAAGATCTTAAAATCTACCGTTCACACCCAGTTGATGATTAGGTCCCTCCCCAGCACCCCACGGGGACAGTGTTAGTGGGAACCTAAGAAGGCAAATCAACAGGGTCAAAGGACACAGAGCATGAGGTGTGgcatggagagagacagagacagacagagacaggcTTCTCCAGGAGGAATGTGCCTAGACTGAGGTAGGAGAAACGAGAAGTCTCTGGGACCATCCAGTGGAGAGGACGGGGGCTGGACTGGGGGCTCTGACAGGGATGGGGACTGGGAAGGTTGATTGGAGGGCGCGGGTGCGTGGGGTCTCACACTAGGAGGTCATCATCTCCCAGGTCAGAGGAATGGACTCAGCAGTGTGGCCTGGGTCAGTGGGGGGGCTACATCACTAAGTCCGTCTGTAGGAAGGAGTGGGGTAGGCACTGGAGAGGGAACTGGGATAGGCCTCAGCCTTAGGGGAGAACTTAAGGATTCAAGCACCCTCTTTACTCCAAAGCCAAGGAGCGCAGGCGGATGGTGCTCACCTTGAGCACAGAGAGTGGGCTGTCTTCATTTCTGTACCTTTAGTGCCTAGCACCAAACCTGGCACAGGGTTCAGCAGATGCTTGTTGAATAAGTGAGGGAGAAAGTGCATGAACGAGGGTGAAGACAGAAATTGTACATTCcctaccttttctttttcctctcctcatAATCCAAATAGCTGGCAGCAGTACAAGGGCACCGAGCAGGAAGAACACCCCCAGGAGGCTCCAGACCATGACATTTGGAACACCAGCAGGACCTTTATAGAGAGAATGGGTggaagcacagggaagggagaagAGTTAGCCAAGGGAAATGACCCAACTGTCACCTTCCTCCCAGTCTGGTGACTTCCCAGTGGCCTCCAGTTTTCAACACAGTGCCTGTTCCCATGGGAACCAGGAGCTAAAGAAGGTGTAAATCCTATGACTGGAGGCTcctggagaaaaaagagagacagtCACCTTCACAGAGCTTCCAAACAGAGATGGGATTTGAATAATTGCTGCTGATGGGGTTCCTGGCCGTGCAGATGAAGGTCATGTCCTTTTTCCCCAGCTTCCAAGATATGGGCAGGGTAGAGCCATCATAGGACTCATTGGATGCCTGCCCCAGGGACTTCCAGCTGTAGGTGACATCCTCTCCTGCCTGTTCCATGAAGCATgtcagattggtcacacaggtgcCATTCTCATTGTTCTGCAGACCCATGGTGACTTGGGGCTTTGACACGTGCTCTGTAAAAAGAGAAATGgctccgtggatgtcttgatgcccttgtctagcctggattaatacttagtccataggcacacacctgatcatctgatcatctacattggccttcttacagcactaaactatgttttctacctttatcttgcatctacctaccacttcagcattttattaaaaataaaaataataataataataggagaaatgtgggatcaacatataaatcaagtacaaaaatcaaacgaatattcatatttgacctggttgtttataggtcatattgcatgatcaaaaccgaaagtttctgtgatgactgcccttgtcctgttcaccatgtaagaatttattcactatgtaagaattcgttcaccatgtaagaacttgttcgttatgcttcagaagattggagactgacgagaattaggcttgagatggattaatgattgtacattgagcgttgaccccctatactgaattttattgttgttaacaaccatttgatcaataaatatgagagatgccttctcaaaaaaaaaaaaaaaaaaaaaagagaaatggaagtgTGGGAACTACGCTGTAACCCTCCTTTTC includes:
- the SLAMF7 gene encoding SLAM family member 7 isoform X2, which gives rise to MLGPSAHSILIFLLYQLAGPAASGALKELVGALGGSVTFPLKLSANQIDSIVWIFNTTTLVTIQPKMPDKEDIIIITQNHNKKRVEFHRDYSLKLKTLKKSDTGPYRVEIYSSSQGPFSQEYRLQVYEHVSKPQVTMGLQNNENGTCVTNLTCFMEQAGEDVTYSWKSLGQASNESYDGSTLPISWKLGKKDMTFICTARNPISSNYSNPISVWKLCEGPAGVPNVMVWSLLGVFFLLGALVLLPAIWIMRRGKRKESYFRGKSSKHTLFHCANTQKGGETPLSALIARHTKAICP
- the SLAMF7 gene encoding SLAM family member 7 isoform X1, which encodes MLGPSAHSILIFLLYQLAGPAASGALKELVGALGGSVTFPLKLSANQIDSIVWIFNTTTLVTIQPKMPDKEDIIIITQNHNKKRVEFHRDYSLKLKTLKKSDTGPYRVEIYSSSQGPFSQEYRLQVYEHVSKPQVTMGLQNNENGTCVTNLTCFMEQAGEDVTYSWKSLGQASNESYDGSTLPISWKLGKKDMTFICTARNPISSNYSNPISVWKLCEGPAGVPNVMVWSLLGVFFLLGALVLLPAIWIMRRGKRKESTEEKRMGTQQEIPNYWPPSREISENYTISHANKAISEENPANTLYSTVQIPKKVEKPHSLPSSPDTPRPFAHDHDISPPQG
- the SLAMF7 gene encoding SLAM family member 7 isoform X3 — protein: MLGPSAHSILIFLLYQLAEHVSKPQVTMGLQNNENGTCVTNLTCFMEQAGEDVTYSWKSLGQASNESYDGSTLPISWKLGKKDMTFICTARNPISSNYSNPISVWKLCEGPAGVPNVMVWSLLGVFFLLGALVLLPAIWIMRRGKRKESYFRGKSSKHTLFHCANTQKGGETPLSALIARHTKAICP